CTACTCAATAAAATCACTGAAGCAATGAAAGATGACAACATCGACGAAATTCGTCAATTGCTTATCGAAGCGCCATTAGGTTTTGTCCCCGCAGAGCACAGCGCTCATAGCCTTGAGCCTGCTGCCAAAGTAACTGACAAAGCGGCTGATAAAATAGAAAGTGTTGATCATGTTCAAACAGCGAGCACAAGTACAGAAAATACAATACAGCCAGTTTCATCCGCGCCGCTGCTTGTTTGATGCCAATAACACGCTAACAAGTTCGGCTAGCGTGTTATTTGTCAGATGTATCTAGACTTTAAATCTACAAGAGAGTTTAGTTATGCTGGTTAGGCTGGTTAGGCTGGTTATGCTAAAAAAGGCTTCCATGCATATTCAGGTAGCATATGCATACCAGCATTAAAATTATCACTGTCTGAAAACATATGCTTAACGCCGGCCGCCATCAATGCCAGCGAGACGTCAAAGGCATTTAAACTATCACCGTAGCCAGCGGTTAAGTTAAACATTGCACCATTTGATAGCGCATAAAAGTAACGCTCACCTCGGCGATACTCGAAAATTTCTGGCATCAGTTCATTCACTTGATAATCGGTTAATGCATCGAGCCTGATTTCATGACTAACATGACCAACATTCATCACAAACGCCCCACCTTTTAACTGATTTAACAGTTCAGCAGAAAGTACACCAGCAACGCCTGTTGCGGTTACTATCACATCGGCTTGCAAAGCTGCTTCATTTAACGACTGACAGTGCCAACCGTCATAGGCGGCAAGTAATGCACGTGAAGGATCGTTTTCTGCAATAACCACTTGGCCACCAAATGCTTTAGCGGCAGCCGCACAGCCTTGCCCAACTAAACCATAGCCAACAATAAGCACTTTCTTTTCATGTAACGACAAATGAGTTCGCTCCATAAAGGCTTGCCATGCGGTTAACCCCACCATATGGCGATTATGCAAACCTTCTTTAGCATCTAGATCATCCCAGTTAAACACCGGATGTTTAAGTGACAAATCTTTTAGCGCCGATACCCCAGAGCCCGTACCTTCAAGGCTAGCAATCACACTTTCGCCAGCACCTTGATGATAAATACTACCGAGTTGCGCGCCAAATTCGCACAAGTAGTGTGGCTGCCAATCCAGTGCGTCATATAGTGATTGTTGCCACTTTTGATCAGACATGTTTTTCCATGCTTTGGCTTCTGCACCGAGCGACACCAAGTATTCGACCACTTCATTACGCACTGTGGTTGGATTGCACGTGGTGACAAACAATTCACCACCTTGGCGCAAATACCCTTCGTAGAACGCCAGCATTTTAATATCTAGATGGGTACTCACTGCCATGCGCTTGCCTGAGCAATCACCTAATTGCTTAACAACATTGGCGGTACGCACCATATGGCGATTATTCCACGCCAGCTCTTGGGTAAAATTCATGGATAACTCCGTTTAACTGTTTAGGGACGCCCCAGATTTGAAAAGGAAAATAGGTAATGAGGTTAACTAAGTTTTGCCAGTCGATCATACATCACGATGCT
The nucleotide sequence above comes from Thalassotalea euphylliae. Encoded proteins:
- a CDS encoding NAD(P)-dependent oxidoreductase, giving the protein MNFTQELAWNNRHMVRTANVVKQLGDCSGKRMAVSTHLDIKMLAFYEGYLRQGGELFVTTCNPTTVRNEVVEYLVSLGAEAKAWKNMSDQKWQQSLYDALDWQPHYLCEFGAQLGSIYHQGAGESVIASLEGTGSGVSALKDLSLKHPVFNWDDLDAKEGLHNRHMVGLTAWQAFMERTHLSLHEKKVLIVGYGLVGQGCAAAAKAFGGQVVIAENDPSRALLAAYDGWHCQSLNEAALQADVIVTATGVAGVLSAELLNQLKGGAFVMNVGHVSHEIRLDALTDYQVNELMPEIFEYRRGERYFYALSNGAMFNLTAGYGDSLNAFDVSLALMAAGVKHMFSDSDNFNAGMHMLPEYAWKPFLA